Proteins encoded within one genomic window of Brachybacterium avium:
- a CDS encoding FecCD family ABC transporter permease, translating to MLSALALVAAVTIGTAGVGMGDVLHSLRVSLLGGTISAEFASTYAVITQLRLPRVLLAFTAGAALSVSGVLMQGLLRNPLVSPFTLGVSPAAAFGAALVITLAGTQQLPAWATIAGAMVMALAVSAVVLGIATARRMAVATLLLLGIAMTQIFEALTSALQFTANENTLQAIIRWTFGSVNDALWSDVLIVGVITLLAIPVTLFFSKDLNAIAFAGDDAARSFGVNVGPVRIGLIALAVALAAVVVSFCGIIGFVGLVGPHIARLAIGADHRHLLPFAALSGGLLLLVADAVGRTVLAPAVVPVGIVVAFIGGPVFIYLILTRRNTLK from the coding sequence GTGCTGTCGGCTCTGGCCCTGGTCGCAGCGGTGACGATCGGCACCGCCGGGGTGGGGATGGGCGACGTGCTCCATTCGCTGCGGGTGAGCCTGCTCGGCGGCACCATCAGCGCCGAGTTCGCCTCCACCTACGCGGTGATCACCCAGCTGCGGCTGCCGCGGGTGCTGCTGGCCTTCACCGCCGGAGCGGCGCTGTCCGTCTCCGGTGTGCTCATGCAGGGGCTGCTGCGGAACCCCCTGGTCAGCCCGTTCACCCTCGGGGTCTCCCCGGCCGCCGCCTTCGGCGCGGCGCTGGTGATCACCCTGGCCGGCACCCAGCAGCTCCCGGCCTGGGCGACCATCGCCGGAGCCATGGTCATGGCACTGGCCGTCTCCGCCGTGGTGCTCGGGATCGCCACCGCCCGCCGCATGGCAGTGGCCACCCTGCTGCTGCTCGGCATCGCGATGACCCAGATCTTCGAGGCCCTCACCTCCGCACTCCAGTTCACCGCGAACGAGAACACCCTGCAGGCGATCATCCGCTGGACCTTCGGGTCGGTGAACGACGCGCTGTGGTCCGATGTGCTGATCGTCGGGGTGATCACCCTGCTGGCGATCCCGGTGACGCTGTTCTTCTCCAAGGACCTCAACGCCATCGCCTTCGCCGGTGACGACGCGGCCCGCAGCTTCGGCGTGAACGTGGGCCCGGTGCGGATCGGTCTGATCGCCCTGGCCGTCGCCCTCGCCGCAGTGGTCGTCTCCTTCTGCGGGATCATCGGCTTCGTCGGCCTGGTGGGCCCCCACATCGCACGCCTCGCGATCGGCGCCGATCACCGCCATCTGTTGCCTTTCGCGGCGCTGTCCGGTGGACTGCTGCTGTTGGTCGCCGACGCGGTGGGCCGCACGGTCCTCGCCCCCGCCGTGGTCCCCGTCGGCATCGTGGTCGCCTTCATCGGCGGCCCCGTGTTCATCTACCTCATCCTGACCCGAAGGAACACCCTGAAGTGA
- a CDS encoding ABC transporter substrate-binding protein, whose translation MTTAFRRRTVLGAALASLPVLGLAACGDVTVESQAEAAEQLTIIDDQDREVVLPGPAQKAVVLNSYTNEFLRAIGAGDRVVGVDRASLERLPYLDLGEDQIIAEGLDQLNYEAIAELEPDVVVMPRNAVWQEAAEQLEAFGIPLIVATAWDTEVVEETLTLLGQVFGQEDTAQTVLDFRGEIAGILQERLADVEPVPVYLETVEPYLTTLPGSGFHAMILAAGGANIFEDAAGGDAQEELTVDPAEVVLRDPQFVFHEFEPSAEPVDRFDALRTDIADRPGWDGMTALAQGNVAIANGWATSALGKSIGALYLGTWLHPQEMDGVDPEAYLTRWVTEFQDTELSAPTDYVQGPSS comes from the coding sequence ATGACCACTGCATTCCGCCGCCGCACCGTGCTCGGCGCTGCCCTCGCCTCCCTGCCCGTCCTCGGCCTCGCCGCCTGCGGAGACGTCACCGTTGAGAGCCAGGCCGAGGCGGCCGAGCAGCTGACGATCATCGACGACCAGGACCGCGAGGTCGTCCTGCCCGGCCCTGCCCAGAAGGCCGTCGTCCTGAACAGCTACACCAACGAGTTCCTGCGCGCCATCGGCGCCGGCGACCGCGTCGTCGGCGTGGACCGGGCCTCGCTGGAACGCCTGCCCTACCTCGACCTCGGCGAGGACCAGATCATCGCCGAAGGCCTGGACCAGCTGAACTACGAGGCGATCGCCGAGCTCGAGCCCGACGTCGTCGTGATGCCGCGCAACGCCGTCTGGCAGGAGGCCGCCGAGCAGCTCGAGGCCTTCGGCATCCCGCTGATCGTCGCCACCGCCTGGGACACCGAGGTCGTCGAGGAGACCCTCACCCTGCTCGGCCAGGTGTTCGGCCAGGAGGACACCGCACAGACCGTGCTGGACTTCCGCGGCGAGATCGCAGGGATCCTGCAGGAGCGGCTTGCGGACGTCGAGCCGGTCCCCGTCTATCTCGAGACCGTCGAGCCCTACCTGACCACCCTGCCCGGCTCCGGCTTCCACGCGATGATCCTGGCCGCCGGCGGGGCGAACATCTTCGAGGACGCCGCGGGCGGCGACGCCCAGGAGGAGCTGACCGTCGACCCCGCCGAGGTGGTGCTGCGTGATCCGCAGTTCGTGTTCCACGAGTTCGAGCCCTCCGCCGAGCCCGTCGACCGCTTCGACGCCCTCCGCACGGATATCGCCGATCGGCCCGGCTGGGACGGCATGACCGCACTGGCCCAGGGGAACGTCGCGATCGCGAACGGCTGGGCCACCAGTGCGCTCGGCAAGTCGATCGGCGCTCTCTACCTCGGTACCTGGCTGCACCCCCAGGAGATGGACGGCGTGGATCCCGAGGCGTACCTCACCCGCTGGGTCACCGAGTTCCAGGACACCGAGCTGTCCGCCCCGACCGACTATGTGCAGGGTCCGTCCTCATGA
- a CDS encoding peroxidase-related enzyme (This protein belongs to a clade of uncharacterized proteins related to peroxidases such as the alkylhydroperoxidase AhpD.), with protein sequence MATLVAPADAQLLLDALLTDSSEGRAALEVLRPEVLAHTRAAYDALYREPQALSIPVLHALAAVTADWQGSGPLADWHRAQGASAALTAADPHTEDPGLAALRDHVDLLSFSPALVTPADQARLTAAGHDARTAVLVSQLVAFESYLQRLVAGLAALRGLAVPSAAAPVRAPRTRGRAAQHGGTTPGGRTRPSAFTREQLQWEPWIEVPSEAALTPEQRGSFASKASTNSVYFRMLSLTPNITRARSELDNAIFLPRDGLPKAERELAAAVTSKVNDCIYCASVHARKAAAFAKRDVEVDALLAAVLERDTDWIAVDLTPLAAGQDERWSALVTAAAELSRPRPSAVPIAPLRALGISDPEIADLLGAAAFFAWANRLMLSLGDPSLPDDS encoded by the coding sequence ATGGCTACTCTGGTCGCTCCCGCCGATGCCCAGCTGCTGCTGGACGCCCTGCTCACTGATTCCTCCGAGGGTCGCGCCGCCCTCGAGGTGCTCCGGCCCGAGGTGCTGGCCCACACTCGCGCCGCCTACGACGCGCTCTACCGGGAGCCGCAGGCGCTGTCGATCCCCGTGCTGCATGCGCTGGCCGCGGTCACCGCAGACTGGCAGGGCAGCGGACCGCTCGCCGACTGGCACCGGGCCCAGGGTGCCTCCGCGGCGCTGACGGCCGCCGACCCGCACACAGAGGATCCGGGCCTGGCAGCGCTGCGCGATCACGTGGATCTGCTCTCCTTCTCGCCGGCGCTGGTGACCCCGGCGGACCAGGCACGTCTCACCGCGGCCGGCCACGATGCTCGCACCGCGGTGCTGGTCAGCCAGCTCGTCGCCTTCGAGAGCTACCTCCAGCGCCTGGTCGCGGGGCTCGCCGCCCTGCGCGGCCTCGCGGTGCCGTCGGCCGCTGCGCCGGTCCGTGCTCCCCGCACCCGCGGCCGCGCCGCGCAGCACGGCGGCACCACCCCGGGCGGACGCACCCGCCCCTCGGCCTTCACCCGCGAGCAGCTGCAGTGGGAACCCTGGATCGAGGTGCCCTCCGAGGCGGCGCTCACCCCCGAGCAGCGAGGCTCCTTCGCTTCCAAGGCGAGCACCAACAGCGTCTACTTCCGGATGCTCTCGCTCACCCCGAACATCACCCGGGCTCGCAGCGAGCTGGACAATGCGATCTTCCTGCCGCGTGACGGCCTGCCGAAGGCCGAGCGGGAGCTCGCGGCCGCCGTGACCAGCAAGGTCAACGACTGCATCTACTGCGCCTCCGTGCATGCCCGCAAAGCCGCCGCCTTCGCCAAGCGCGACGTCGAGGTGGACGCTCTGCTGGCCGCCGTGCTCGAGCGCGACACCGACTGGATCGCCGTCGATCTCACCCCGCTCGCGGCCGGGCAGGACGAGCGCTGGTCCGCGCTGGTCACCGCCGCCGCGGAGCTCTCGCGCCCCCGTCCGTCGGCAGTGCCGATCGCGCCTCTGCGCGCACTGGGGATCTCCGACCCGGAGATCGCCGACCTGCTGGGTGCGGCCGCTTTCTTCGCCTGGGCGAACCGCCTGATGCTCAGCCTCGGCGACCCCTCCCTCCCCGACGACTCCTGA
- a CDS encoding DUF1846 domain-containing protein: protein MTDSDSRSPASTASSAREARGGGAIGFDREQYIELQSRHIQHRREEIGGKLYLEMGGKLFDDHHAARVLPGFTPDNKIAMLHRLKDELEILVCLNAKDLERQKVRADLGIPYEDDVLRLIDVFREHDFLVENVVLTQLEESNHVAHAFIERLQRLGLTVARHTVIPGYPQDTARIVSEQGFGANQYTQTTRDLIVVTAPGPGSGKLATCLSQIYHDHQRGISAGYAKFETFPIWNLPLEHPVNLAYESATADLDDLNLIDPFHLAAYGQQVTSYNRDVEVFPLLRTLLERLTGSSPYASPTDMGVNLAGDCIVDDQVCREASRQEIIRRYYKALMHERINDEDDVVSQRIGMIMSKAGCVPDDRAVVQPALAIEARTGEPGAAMQLADGTLISGKTSPLLGCSAAMLLNALKHLAGLEDSVQLLSPSSIEPIQTLKTEHLGSRNPRLHTDEVLIALSVSASSDENARRAVEQLRNLAGCDVHTTTILGTVDEDIFRNLGISVTSEPRFLHKALYHKR, encoded by the coding sequence GTGACCGACTCGGATTCCCGCTCCCCCGCCTCGACCGCCTCCAGTGCCCGGGAGGCTCGGGGAGGTGGCGCGATCGGCTTCGATCGCGAGCAGTACATCGAGCTCCAGTCCCGCCACATCCAGCACCGCCGTGAGGAGATCGGTGGGAAGCTGTACCTGGAGATGGGCGGGAAGCTCTTCGACGACCACCATGCCGCTCGGGTGCTGCCGGGTTTCACCCCGGACAACAAGATCGCGATGCTGCATCGGCTCAAGGATGAGCTGGAGATCCTGGTGTGCCTGAACGCGAAGGATCTGGAGCGGCAGAAGGTCCGTGCGGATCTGGGCATCCCGTATGAGGACGACGTGCTGCGGCTGATCGACGTGTTCCGCGAGCACGACTTCCTGGTCGAGAACGTGGTGCTCACGCAGCTGGAGGAGTCCAACCACGTCGCGCACGCCTTCATCGAGCGTCTGCAACGGCTGGGGCTGACCGTGGCGCGGCACACCGTGATCCCCGGATACCCGCAGGACACCGCGCGGATCGTCTCCGAGCAGGGCTTCGGGGCGAACCAGTACACGCAGACCACGCGCGACCTGATCGTGGTGACCGCACCCGGGCCGGGCTCGGGCAAGCTCGCCACCTGTCTCTCGCAGATCTACCACGACCATCAGCGCGGGATCAGCGCCGGATACGCGAAGTTCGAGACCTTCCCGATCTGGAACCTGCCGCTGGAGCACCCGGTGAACCTCGCCTACGAGTCCGCGACCGCGGATCTGGACGACCTCAACCTCATCGACCCCTTCCACCTGGCGGCATACGGGCAGCAGGTCACCAGCTACAACCGGGATGTGGAGGTGTTCCCGCTGCTGCGCACGCTGCTGGAGCGGCTCACGGGCTCCTCGCCCTATGCGTCTCCCACCGACATGGGCGTGAACCTGGCCGGGGACTGCATCGTGGATGACCAGGTGTGCCGGGAGGCCTCACGGCAGGAGATCATCCGCCGCTACTACAAGGCCCTCATGCACGAGCGGATCAACGACGAGGACGATGTCGTCTCCCAGCGGATCGGGATGATCATGTCCAAGGCGGGATGCGTGCCCGACGACCGTGCCGTGGTGCAGCCGGCCCTGGCGATCGAGGCCCGCACCGGGGAGCCGGGAGCGGCGATGCAGCTCGCCGACGGCACACTGATCTCGGGGAAGACCTCACCGCTGCTGGGCTGCTCGGCAGCGATGCTGCTGAACGCCCTGAAGCATCTGGCCGGCCTCGAGGATTCCGTGCAGCTGCTCTCGCCGTCGTCGATCGAACCGATCCAGACCTTGAAGACCGAGCATCTGGGCTCCCGCAACCCGCGTCTGCACACCGATGAGGTACTGATCGCGCTGTCGGTCTCCGCCTCGAGCGACGAGAACGCCCGGCGTGCTGTGGAGCAGCTGCGCAATCTTGCCGGCTGCGATGTCCACACCACCACGATCCTCGGTACCGTCGACGAGGACATCTTCCGCAACCTGGGGATCTCCGTGACCTCCGAGCCGCGGTTCCTGCACAAGGCGCTCTACCACAAGCGCTGA
- a CDS encoding ZIP family metal transporter, protein MEPWLLALLAGSVAGGALLLGSAIAWFVKVPGAVVAAIMAFGAGVLISALTLELVSDAMDQGGLLATSGGFLAGAVIYVGLNILLARHGARHRKRSGTEQPSEQEQSGSGGAIAIGALLDGVPESMVLGLSVLVGPGLSVPMFAAVFISNVPEGLSSSAGWKNAGRSRRYVFGIWSAIALASGLASLAGFLLLDGAAPATLAVVNALAAGAILAMITDTMIPEAFSKDSLYTGLLATLGFLAALTLHAMG, encoded by the coding sequence ATGGAACCCTGGTTGCTCGCCCTGCTGGCCGGATCGGTCGCCGGTGGTGCCCTGCTGCTGGGCAGCGCGATCGCCTGGTTCGTGAAGGTCCCCGGCGCGGTCGTCGCCGCCATCATGGCCTTCGGCGCCGGAGTGCTGATCTCCGCCCTCACCCTCGAGCTGGTCTCGGACGCCATGGACCAGGGTGGACTGCTGGCTACCAGCGGAGGCTTCCTCGCGGGAGCGGTCATCTACGTGGGGCTGAACATCCTGCTGGCCCGCCACGGAGCGAGGCACCGCAAGCGCTCCGGCACCGAGCAGCCCTCCGAGCAGGAGCAGAGCGGCAGCGGGGGAGCGATCGCCATCGGCGCCCTGCTGGACGGGGTCCCCGAATCCATGGTGCTCGGGCTCAGCGTGCTCGTCGGTCCCGGGCTGAGCGTGCCGATGTTCGCCGCCGTGTTCATCTCCAACGTCCCCGAAGGGCTCTCCAGCAGCGCCGGTTGGAAGAACGCCGGCCGCAGCAGGCGATACGTGTTCGGGATCTGGAGCGCGATCGCCCTGGCCTCCGGGCTCGCCTCGCTCGCCGGATTCCTGCTGCTCGACGGTGCGGCTCCCGCCACCCTCGCAGTGGTCAACGCCCTGGCCGCCGGCGCGATCCTCGCCATGATCACCGACACCATGATCCCCGAGGCCTTCTCGAAGGACTCCCTGTACACGGGCCTGCTGGCGACCCTCGGGTTCCTCGCCGCACTGACCCTGCACGCGATGGGGTGA
- a CDS encoding endonuclease/exonuclease/phosphatase family protein, with protein sequence MSTNIRCDRSVDGGTRPGDPDHWPERRPLLIELLARERPDLLGVQEALQGQLSALDEALPGHRRLGFGREGGSRGEHAVILYDPERFEVIAWDQFWLSDTPKVIGSVTWGHTVTRIVVRADLRDRITGRELTLLNTHLDHESETARQRAAQLLADLVANNSRPTILTGDFNAAARASRAYSSLVTDGPMLDSWDSAHERLTPAWGTFTDYLPPIADGERIDWILTTPDLTALQAAIVTAGTDVRAHSDHAAVQALLELH encoded by the coding sequence ATGAGCACGAACATCCGTTGCGACCGCTCCGTGGACGGCGGCACGCGTCCCGGCGATCCTGATCACTGGCCCGAGCGCCGGCCCCTGCTCATCGAGCTGCTCGCCCGGGAGCGGCCGGATCTGCTCGGGGTCCAGGAAGCGCTGCAGGGCCAGCTCTCCGCGCTGGACGAGGCGCTGCCCGGCCATCGCCGCCTCGGCTTCGGCCGCGAGGGTGGCAGCCGGGGCGAGCACGCCGTGATCCTCTACGATCCCGAACGCTTCGAGGTGATCGCCTGGGACCAGTTCTGGCTCTCGGACACCCCGAAGGTGATCGGCTCGGTCACCTGGGGGCACACCGTCACCCGGATCGTGGTCCGCGCGGACCTCCGTGACCGGATCACCGGCCGGGAGCTGACCCTCCTGAACACCCACCTCGACCACGAGTCCGAGACCGCCCGACAGCGTGCCGCCCAACTCCTCGCCGACCTGGTCGCGAACAACTCCCGCCCCACGATCCTCACCGGCGACTTCAACGCCGCCGCGCGGGCCTCCCGGGCCTACTCCAGCCTCGTCACCGACGGACCGATGCTGGACAGCTGGGACTCCGCCCACGAACGACTCACCCCCGCCTGGGGCACCTTCACCGACTACCTCCCGCCGATCGCGGACGGTGAGCGCATCGACTGGATCCTCACCACTCCGGACCTCACTGCGCTGCAGGCCGCGATCGTCACTGCCGGCACGGACGTCCGTGCCCACTCCGACCACGCCGCCGTGCAGGCGCTGCTAGAGCTGCACTGA
- a CDS encoding cysteine desulfurase family protein — protein MIYLDTAATAPVRREALEAAWPYLTGTFGNPSSHHPVGEAAAAGLADARARAAAVLGVRRSDVAFTAGGTEAANLAIKGLALASPRGKHLVTAATEHDAVLASIDYLHRVHGFEVTFLEVAPDGAVSPEALREALREDTTLVSLALANNEIGTVHDIPALAEVAHASGALLHTDAVQAAGWLELRGLGADALTLSGHKLGAPKGSGLAMIRGRLPVEPLVHGGGQENGRRSGTENVAFAVALATALELAETERIEATERLRPLRDLLVRLVLEAREDMLLTGADVDRPGARLPGHASFCVPGRSGESIVLDLAEQGVISSSGSACAAGSDEPSHVLLALGIPHEVAQTAVRFTLGPRTTAAEVEEAATVIAEVLSRGRKAVRAG, from the coding sequence ATGATCTACCTCGACACCGCCGCCACTGCCCCTGTCCGCCGGGAGGCGCTCGAAGCCGCCTGGCCGTATCTCACCGGCACCTTCGGCAACCCCTCCAGCCACCACCCGGTGGGGGAGGCCGCCGCCGCCGGGCTCGCGGATGCCAGAGCCCGTGCTGCCGCCGTGCTCGGCGTGCGCCGTAGCGACGTCGCCTTCACCGCCGGAGGCACCGAGGCGGCGAACCTCGCGATCAAGGGGCTCGCCCTCGCCTCACCTCGCGGGAAGCATCTGGTCACCGCCGCCACCGAGCACGACGCGGTGCTGGCGAGCATCGACTACCTGCACCGCGTCCACGGCTTCGAGGTGACGTTCCTCGAGGTGGCGCCCGACGGCGCCGTGAGCCCCGAGGCGCTGCGCGAGGCGCTGCGCGAGGACACGACTCTGGTCTCCCTGGCCCTGGCCAACAACGAGATCGGCACCGTCCACGACATCCCCGCGCTCGCCGAGGTCGCTCACGCCTCCGGCGCACTCCTGCATACCGACGCCGTGCAGGCCGCCGGCTGGCTCGAGCTGCGGGGCCTCGGAGCAGACGCCCTGACCCTGTCCGGCCACAAGCTCGGCGCGCCCAAAGGGAGCGGCCTGGCGATGATCCGCGGCAGACTGCCGGTGGAGCCGCTCGTGCACGGCGGCGGTCAGGAGAACGGCCGACGCTCCGGCACCGAGAACGTCGCCTTCGCGGTCGCGCTCGCGACCGCGCTCGAGCTGGCCGAGACGGAGCGGATCGAGGCGACGGAGCGGCTGAGACCGCTGCGCGACCTCCTGGTCCGCCTGGTGCTTGAAGCGCGAGAGGACATGCTGCTGACCGGGGCGGACGTCGACCGGCCCGGAGCGCGCCTGCCCGGCCACGCCTCCTTCTGCGTCCCCGGCCGCAGCGGGGAGTCGATCGTGCTGGACCTCGCCGAACAGGGCGTGATCTCCTCCAGCGGCTCGGCCTGCGCCGCCGGCAGCGACGAGCCCTCCCACGTGCTCCTCGCCCTGGGGATCCCGCACGAGGTCGCGCAGACCGCCGTGCGCTTCACACTCGGCCCGAGGACCACCGCCGCCGAGGTGGAGGAGGCCGCGACCGTGATCGCCGAGGTCCTCTCCCGGGGGCGGAAGGCGGTCCGGGCCGGTTAG
- the nadC gene encoding carboxylating nicotinate-nucleotide diphosphorylase: MLTATATATAPTLPAARIEAVVSAALAEDAPWGDLTGEVFLPIGAVATAELTAREPGVLSGIEVFAAAFRLTDPAVQVRAHRADGDRFDIGEVLATVTGPARAVVQAERVALNLLQRMTGIATLTRRFVDAVEGTGASITDTRKTTPGLRALERHAVRCGGGVNHRFSLSDAVMAKDNHLAVIQQQGLDLTEAIQQARSRLGHTTTLEVEVDRIEQIEPVLAGGVDVIMLDNFAPADLVRGVEIVAGRAIIEASGTVTLETVADIARTGVDVISSGALTHSARHLDLGLDMTVTA; encoded by the coding sequence ATGCTGACCGCCACCGCCACCGCCACCGCCCCCACGCTCCCGGCCGCCCGGATCGAGGCCGTGGTCTCCGCCGCGCTCGCCGAGGACGCGCCCTGGGGAGACCTCACCGGCGAGGTGTTCCTGCCCATCGGGGCTGTGGCCACCGCCGAGCTCACCGCGCGCGAACCTGGCGTGCTCTCGGGGATCGAGGTCTTCGCCGCCGCCTTCCGCCTCACCGACCCCGCGGTGCAGGTCCGTGCGCACAGGGCCGACGGCGACCGCTTCGATATCGGGGAGGTGCTGGCCACCGTCACCGGCCCGGCCCGCGCCGTGGTCCAGGCCGAGCGGGTGGCCCTGAACCTCCTCCAGCGGATGACCGGCATCGCGACCCTCACCCGCCGGTTCGTCGATGCGGTCGAAGGCACCGGCGCCTCGATCACCGACACCCGCAAGACCACCCCGGGCCTGCGAGCCCTGGAGCGCCATGCCGTGCGGTGCGGCGGTGGAGTCAACCACCGCTTCTCCCTCTCCGACGCGGTGATGGCCAAGGACAACCACCTCGCCGTGATCCAGCAGCAGGGCCTGGACCTCACCGAGGCGATCCAGCAGGCACGCTCCCGCCTCGGCCACACCACCACGCTCGAGGTGGAGGTGGACCGCATCGAGCAGATCGAGCCCGTGCTCGCCGGTGGGGTCGACGTGATCATGCTCGACAACTTCGCGCCGGCGGACCTCGTCCGCGGCGTGGAGATCGTCGCCGGCCGCGCGATCATCGAGGCCAGCGGCACCGTCACCCTCGAGACGGTCGCCGACATCGCCCGCACCGGCGTGGATGTCATCTCCTCCGGCGCCCTCACCCACAGTGCCCGCCACCTGGACCTCGGCCTCGACATGACCGTCACCGCCTGA
- the nadA gene encoding quinolinate synthase NadA: protein MTTASVDLTLRDLSTRGTADASCSTRLLDAPWDVDATDPGYGPGASMADPIPAGAPAQGEIPQEYRDASAEELDRRILAAKTELGDRAVVLGHFYQRDEVVQYADYVGDSFQLATAATSRTEAEAIIFCGVHFMAETADLLSAPEQTVILPNLAAGCSMADMADIDQVEEAWEQLMEVYGGESEDADGLLPIIPVTYMNSAAALKGFVGRHGGIVCTSSNATAVLDWAFARGRRVLFFPDQHLGRNTAKSMGIGLEQMPMWNPHRPLGGNDAQGLQEAKVVLWHGFCSVHKRFTTAQIDKARVEHPGVRVIVHPECPMPVVDAADESGSTDFIRRAIEGAEEPTTFAIGTEINLVQRLAAAHPQHTIFCLDPVVCPCSTMYRIHPGYLAWVLESLLAGEVVNRITVGQDVAEPARLALERMLEVKPAPARTTAER, encoded by the coding sequence ATGACCACCGCCTCCGTCGACCTGACCCTGCGTGACCTCAGCACCCGCGGCACCGCGGACGCCAGCTGCTCGACCCGTCTGCTGGATGCCCCCTGGGACGTCGATGCGACCGATCCCGGCTACGGCCCCGGAGCCTCGATGGCGGATCCGATCCCCGCCGGCGCACCGGCCCAGGGCGAGATCCCCCAGGAGTATCGCGACGCGAGCGCCGAGGAGCTGGACCGTCGCATCCTCGCGGCGAAGACCGAGCTCGGCGACCGCGCGGTGGTGCTGGGGCACTTCTACCAGCGCGACGAGGTGGTGCAGTACGCGGACTACGTCGGCGACTCCTTCCAGCTCGCCACCGCCGCGACGTCCCGCACCGAGGCGGAAGCCATCATCTTCTGCGGCGTGCACTTCATGGCCGAGACCGCGGACCTGCTCTCCGCCCCCGAGCAGACCGTGATCCTGCCCAACCTGGCTGCCGGGTGCTCGATGGCGGACATGGCCGATATCGACCAGGTCGAGGAAGCCTGGGAGCAGCTGATGGAGGTCTACGGCGGCGAGAGCGAGGACGCCGACGGGCTGCTGCCGATCATCCCGGTCACGTACATGAACTCCGCCGCCGCGCTCAAGGGGTTCGTGGGCCGGCACGGGGGGATCGTGTGCACCTCCTCCAACGCGACCGCGGTCCTGGACTGGGCCTTCGCCCGGGGACGACGGGTGCTCTTCTTCCCCGACCAGCACCTCGGGCGCAATACCGCCAAGTCGATGGGAATCGGCCTGGAGCAGATGCCGATGTGGAACCCGCACCGACCGCTGGGTGGCAACGACGCCCAGGGCCTGCAGGAGGCGAAGGTGGTGCTGTGGCACGGCTTCTGCTCCGTGCACAAGCGCTTCACCACCGCACAGATCGACAAGGCCCGCGTCGAGCACCCCGGGGTGCGGGTGATCGTGCACCCCGAGTGCCCCATGCCCGTGGTCGACGCCGCCGACGAATCCGGCTCCACCGACTTCATCCGCCGCGCGATCGAAGGGGCCGAGGAGCCCACGACCTTCGCGATCGGCACCGAGATCAATCTGGTCCAGCGCCTCGCCGCTGCGCACCCGCAGCACACCATCTTCTGCCTCGACCCGGTGGTGTGCCCCTGCTCGACCATGTATCGCATCCACCCCGGCTATCTGGCCTGGGTGCTGGAGTCCCTGCTGGCCGGCGAGGTGGTCAACCGCATCACCGTGGGCCAGGACGTCGCTGAGCCGGCCCGGCTCGCCCTGGAGCGGATGCTCGAGGTGAAGCCCGCCCCGGCCCGCACCACCGCGGAGCGCTGA
- a CDS encoding NUDIX hydrolase, whose product MEGSLSLAVSTVIFALRPHPRTRLPVLWVPLVRRIRQPHQGRWALPGGPLGADEGLAASAARTLQETTRLSPRYLEQLYAFGGTDRAPTTAERTVSVVYWALVRPEEADAGAVGVNVQWFVADELPELAFDHSLIVEYALWRLRNKVEYSRIAAAFLGESFTLAELRGVHEAVLQRSLEPSNFRRQIEASGRLVATDAYRTGGRHRPARLYRHDRSIQLSDNGPLTER is encoded by the coding sequence ATGGAAGGCTCGCTCTCCCTGGCGGTCTCGACCGTCATCTTCGCGCTGCGCCCGCACCCCAGGACACGGCTGCCGGTGCTGTGGGTGCCCCTGGTGCGCCGTATCCGGCAGCCGCACCAGGGACGATGGGCACTTCCCGGGGGACCGCTCGGCGCGGACGAGGGCCTGGCGGCCTCGGCCGCCCGGACCCTGCAGGAGACCACCCGGCTCAGCCCGCGATACCTCGAACAGCTCTACGCCTTCGGCGGTACGGACCGGGCGCCGACAACCGCCGAGCGCACCGTCTCAGTCGTCTACTGGGCGCTGGTGCGGCCGGAGGAGGCCGACGCCGGCGCCGTCGGCGTGAATGTCCAATGGTTCGTCGCCGACGAGCTGCCCGAACTCGCCTTCGACCACTCGCTGATCGTCGAGTACGCGCTGTGGCGACTGCGCAACAAGGTCGAGTACTCCCGCATCGCCGCCGCCTTCCTCGGTGAGAGCTTCACCCTCGCCGAGCTGCGCGGAGTCCATGAAGCGGTGCTCCAGCGCTCCCTCGAACCCTCGAACTTCCGCCGGCAGATCGAGGCCTCGGGACGGCTCGTGGCCACCGACGCCTATCGCACCGGAGGCCGTCACCGCCCCGCCCGCCTGTACCGGCACGACCGCTCCATCCAGCTTTCCGACAACGGCCCTCTCACCGAACGCTGA